Proteins encoded in a region of the Mucispirillum schaedleri ASF457 genome:
- a CDS encoding sensor histidine kinase produces the protein MSDIQNIDVQLLKEVVDAVNRTTESLKESYALLQKKLEHTQGLLDSVLDNTNSAIIAQDNKNGVFLKNRRAKELIEELGYDKVFSILSSFHTTGVHDYDDEGRRYFRLSVSALKSEDSEGFVYVMDDITRLKKFEQEKQRNERLRIMGEMAANIAHEVRNPLGSIELYASLLARDLEQYPDKKRLTTSIIKGVRTINAVISNTLLFAKEIKINPSKHVLVDIVDEVVLYLQHIIRDKKVRVVNKLDEEHIVFCDEDMYKQVIMNLIGNAVDAVSTGGEIIVTSEMTEKETVLHIRDNGCGIDEDMLSRLFMPFQTTKAKGTGLGLSISYKIIKVHGGDITAESNGKDYTMFTVILPSAEYAVSGGENND, from the coding sequence TTGTCAGACATACAAAATATTGATGTCCAGCTGTTAAAAGAAGTTGTTGATGCTGTAAATAGAACAACAGAAAGCTTAAAAGAATCTTATGCTCTTTTGCAGAAAAAATTAGAGCATACACAAGGTCTTTTAGATTCTGTGCTTGATAATACAAACTCTGCTATTATTGCTCAGGATAATAAAAACGGCGTGTTTTTAAAAAACAGACGGGCAAAAGAGTTAATAGAAGAGCTTGGTTATGATAAAGTTTTTAGTATATTAAGCTCATTTCATACAACTGGTGTCCATGACTATGATGATGAGGGCAGAAGATATTTCAGGCTCAGTGTCAGTGCATTAAAATCAGAAGATTCTGAAGGCTTTGTATATGTAATGGATGATATTACAAGGCTTAAAAAGTTTGAGCAGGAAAAGCAGAGAAATGAGCGGCTTCGCATCATGGGTGAAATGGCAGCAAATATTGCCCATGAAGTTAGAAATCCGCTTGGCTCTATTGAGCTTTATGCATCACTTTTAGCAAGAGATTTAGAGCAGTATCCTGATAAAAAACGGCTTACAACTTCCATAATAAAAGGTGTCCGCACTATTAATGCTGTGATAAGCAACACTCTGCTTTTTGCAAAAGAAATTAAAATAAATCCATCTAAGCATGTGCTTGTAGATATTGTTGATGAGGTAGTGCTTTATCTGCAGCATATAATAAGAGACAAGAAAGTCAGAGTTGTTAATAAACTTGATGAAGAACACATTGTTTTTTGCGATGAAGATATGTATAAGCAGGTTATAATGAACTTAATAGGCAATGCAGTAGATGCTGTCAGCACAGGTGGAGAAATAATTGTTACATCTGAAATGACAGAAAAGGAAACTGTTTTGCATATTAGAGATAATGGCTGTGGAATAGATGAAGATATGCTTTCCCGTCTTTTTATGCCCTTTCAAACAACAAAAGCAAAAGGCACTGGTTTAGGTCTTTCTATATCATATAAAATTATAAAAGTGCATGGAGGAGACATTACAGCAGAAAGCAATGGTAAAGATTATACAATGTTTACAGTAATACTGCCGTCTGCTGAATATGCGGTATCTGGTGGAGAAAATAATGATTGA
- a CDS encoding tetratricopeptide repeat protein → MMRKFCLVIIILMISFSSLYAQQLFLRKDKYFTEVYLKLDKKNIKNIEKGTNQVTISFQSSIKQPFSQDINDDYVSSIHGSGSSFVINIKPDAEFSIVNDTTGIKIIATKSKTNEDTLSSYGVAKPLLSTKSQGLEDKNMQDMLDQADRYIASKQFGQGAQVLQQILASTQNEFYKQEAIYKLGETYLLMGQYDGLYYTSAYEIFDEFVKLYPDNFRTPDALLKSAEAKVDANQQFEAINTYLKIYNTVPDLETKRDALKKMAELYKKVGQVEKAIETYLSYLRNFKTDQNMINGEVGQMYYDMNEENLAFEYFSTLNIDELLNNPDITLARLNAVADTFYKKNRLDNALKLYTYIYEKYPDDSSANTAIFRSASILHKTGRDTDADQLLLRLKQLYPDRESGQRATIEYAEKYLNTKPYEYWNKFFEDLFTRPDSYGLHEQAKYMLIKTLYKENRMAEAVDMISNFLGMYPESRYYEELNTIKEDYMFAQLSDVYNKKDYITAEPLINRFNTEYPDSKYKPRTDIMLNEIKYGKIDGIYKNNDYKSVISFAEAQLASPDPEKYGDKARWEALLDEATYKDINVIYGSKNYPAARAGAKEYFEKFKNGKYRKEVSAILENAMLKPLEESYKSLDYPSVVQLYDANSDWISSWNNKAFKDKIKTMVAMSVYRLGSPSKARTFYAEITPNPANMNYAVLGYLLGDKNLKADVNSFDKDTFKYITSELEQLDTDMAVSLLDKYTRDKKYALSLKYSLAKNIPSDAKRQQILMSIYDTIRQDAGARFEGSNNVYMDIGLIFYRKNDFKNAVIPLKQFTDSYKEKDDRRAEALYYLGKSFINMGDIQRGYNYYNDIISNIPSSIYAGIAKGEMEEDEWRKNLNK, encoded by the coding sequence ATGATGAGAAAGTTTTGTTTAGTAATAATTATCCTTATGATAAGTTTCAGCAGTCTTTATGCTCAGCAGCTTTTTTTAAGAAAGGATAAATATTTTACAGAAGTATATTTAAAACTTGATAAAAAGAATATCAAAAACATTGAAAAAGGCACAAATCAGGTAACTATATCATTTCAAAGCAGTATTAAGCAGCCTTTTTCTCAAGATATTAATGATGACTATGTATCAAGCATACATGGAAGCGGCAGTAGTTTTGTAATCAATATTAAGCCTGACGCAGAATTTTCTATTGTTAATGATACTACAGGTATTAAGATTATCGCAACAAAATCTAAAACTAACGAAGATACTCTTTCAAGCTATGGTGTAGCAAAGCCGCTGCTGTCTACTAAATCTCAAGGGCTTGAAGATAAAAATATGCAGGATATGCTTGACCAGGCAGATAGATATATAGCATCAAAGCAGTTTGGGCAGGGAGCACAGGTGCTGCAGCAGATACTTGCTTCTACTCAAAATGAGTTTTATAAGCAGGAAGCCATATATAAGCTTGGTGAAACATATCTTTTAATGGGGCAGTATGACGGGCTTTACTATACAAGTGCTTATGAAATATTTGATGAGTTTGTAAAACTTTACCCTGATAACTTCCGCACTCCTGATGCTCTGCTTAAATCAGCAGAAGCAAAAGTTGATGCAAACCAGCAGTTTGAAGCTATAAATACATACTTAAAAATATATAATACAGTGCCTGATTTAGAAACAAAACGAGATGCTTTGAAAAAAATGGCAGAGCTTTATAAAAAAGTAGGTCAGGTTGAGAAAGCAATAGAAACATATCTTTCATATCTTCGCAATTTTAAAACAGACCAGAATATGATTAATGGGGAAGTTGGGCAGATGTATTATGATATGAATGAAGAAAACTTAGCCTTTGAATATTTTTCCACATTAAATATTGATGAGCTTTTAAATAATCCAGATATTACTCTTGCACGCCTTAATGCTGTGGCAGATACTTTTTATAAAAAGAACAGGCTGGATAATGCATTAAAACTTTATACATATATATATGAAAAATATCCAGATGATTCATCAGCTAACACTGCAATTTTCAGGTCAGCATCAATACTGCATAAAACTGGCAGAGATACAGATGCAGACCAGCTTTTATTAAGGCTTAAACAGCTTTATCCTGATAGAGAAAGCGGTCAAAGAGCAACTATTGAATATGCAGAAAAATACTTAAATACAAAACCTTATGAATACTGGAATAAGTTTTTTGAAGATTTATTTACAAGGCCAGATTCTTACGGACTGCATGAGCAGGCAAAATATATGCTTATTAAAACACTGTATAAAGAAAACAGAATGGCAGAAGCTGTTGATATGATATCAAACTTTTTAGGCATGTATCCTGAAAGCAGGTATTATGAAGAGCTAAACACTATAAAAGAAGATTATATGTTTGCTCAGCTTTCTGATGTATATAATAAAAAAGATTATATTACAGCAGAGCCGCTTATAAACAGGTTTAATACAGAATATCCAGACTCTAAATATAAACCAAGAACAGATATTATGCTTAATGAAATAAAATATGGAAAAATAGACGGCATTTATAAAAATAATGATTATAAAAGTGTAATTTCTTTTGCAGAAGCACAGCTTGCTTCACCAGACCCTGAAAAATATGGAGATAAGGCAAGGTGGGAAGCTCTGCTTGATGAAGCCACATATAAAGATATTAATGTAATATACGGCTCTAAAAACTACCCTGCAGCAAGAGCAGGTGCTAAAGAATATTTTGAGAAATTTAAAAATGGCAAATACAGGAAAGAAGTTTCTGCAATATTAGAAAATGCTATGCTTAAACCATTGGAAGAGTCATATAAATCTCTTGATTATCCATCTGTTGTGCAGCTTTATGATGCAAATTCTGACTGGATAAGCTCATGGAATAATAAAGCCTTTAAAGATAAAATAAAAACTATGGTTGCTATGAGTGTTTACAGGCTTGGCTCACCAAGTAAAGCAAGAACATTTTATGCAGAAATTACACCAAATCCTGCTAATATGAATTATGCTGTGCTTGGCTATCTTTTAGGGGACAAAAACTTAAAAGCAGATGTTAACAGCTTTGATAAAGATACATTTAAATATATTACAAGCGAATTAGAACAGCTTGATACTGATATGGCAGTGTCACTGCTTGATAAATATACAAGAGATAAAAAATATGCACTGAGCTTAAAATATTCTCTTGCGAAAAATATACCAAGTGATGCTAAACGCCAGCAAATCCTTATGAGTATATATGATACTATCAGGCAGGATGCAGGTGCAAGGTTTGAGGGCAGCAATAATGTTTATATGGATATAGGCTTAATTTTTTACAGAAAAAATGACTTTAAAAATGCAGTTATTCCATTAAAACAGTTTACAGACAGCTATAAGGAAAAAGATGACAGGCGGGCAGAAGCTTTATACTATCTTGGTAAATCATTTATTAATATGGGCGATATTCAGCGTGGATATAATTATTATAATGATATTATATCAAATATTCCATCAAGCATATATGCAGGCATCGCAAAAGGTGAGATGGAAGAAGATGAATGGCGTAAAAATCTTAATAAATAA
- the pheA gene encoding prephenate dehydratase — protein sequence MKTLKDLREEIDNIDSQILELLNKRAVCVIKVGEIKKKEGSPVWVNSREEQIYARLKEENQGPFPQHSLRNVFREIMSASLCLEEEVRVAFLGPVGTFSNLAAVKRFGQSAKLIPVRNIGEIFQGVEKGHVHYGIVPVENSLEGAVNQSLDMFMDSDVIIMGEVYVEIAENLLNKTGRKEDIKKIYSHPSPLGQCSKWLAKNFPDTELIPCESTALAAEMAQNDETVAAIGSELAEAVYNLKVIERHIEDGAGNFTRFVVIGKNHQEATGNDKTSLMFSVHHKSGALYDVLEIFKRGSINMTTLESRPSKQKPWEYLFYTDIDGHKDSPEIKKVLDEFIEKTPIAKVLGSYPKGEF from the coding sequence ATGAAAACTTTAAAAGATTTACGAGAAGAAATTGATAATATAGACAGCCAGATACTGGAACTTTTAAATAAGCGTGCCGTCTGTGTTATCAAAGTTGGCGAAATTAAGAAAAAGGAAGGCTCGCCTGTATGGGTTAATTCCAGAGAAGAGCAGATATATGCCCGCTTAAAAGAAGAAAATCAAGGTCCATTTCCGCAGCATTCTTTAAGAAATGTTTTTCGTGAGATAATGAGTGCATCTTTATGTTTAGAAGAAGAAGTGCGTGTTGCTTTTTTAGGACCTGTTGGCACTTTTTCTAATTTGGCAGCAGTTAAAAGGTTTGGTCAGTCAGCAAAACTTATCCCTGTTAGAAATATTGGCGAGATATTTCAGGGGGTGGAAAAAGGTCATGTGCATTATGGTATTGTGCCTGTTGAAAACTCTCTTGAAGGTGCAGTTAACCAGTCCCTTGATATGTTTATGGACAGCGATGTTATTATTATGGGGGAAGTGTATGTGGAGATTGCAGAAAATCTGCTTAATAAAACTGGCAGAAAAGAAGATATAAAAAAAATATATTCTCATCCAAGCCCACTAGGGCAGTGTTCAAAATGGCTTGCTAAAAACTTTCCAGATACAGAGCTTATTCCATGCGAATCTACTGCACTTGCTGCAGAAATGGCACAAAATGATGAAACAGTTGCAGCAATAGGCAGTGAGCTTGCAGAAGCAGTATATAATTTAAAAGTTATAGAAAGGCATATAGAAGACGGAGCAGGTAACTTTACAAGGTTTGTGGTTATTGGCAAAAATCATCAGGAAGCAACAGGTAATGATAAAACATCATTAATGTTCAGCGTTCACCATAAATCAGGTGCTTTATATGATGTGCTTGAAATATTTAAGCGTGGCAGTATTAATATGACCACTCTTGAAAGCAGGCCATCTAAACAAAAACCATGGGAATATCTTTTTTATACAGATATAGATGGTCATAAAGACAGCCCTGAAATAAAGAAAGTATTAGATGAGTTTATAGAAAAAACACCTATTGCAAAAGTGCTGGGTTCATATCCAAAAGGAGAATTTTAA
- the hisC gene encoding histidinol-phosphate transaminase, with protein sequence MADYKSLVWDGLLELSAYVPGKPVKELQRELGIEKVIKLASNENPYGASPKATAALKEYEKEITRYPIGDSFYLRNEIAKFHNVDIDNIVCGAGSDEIIQLLYMAFLSTDTHVVAPSPSFSEYELLARSLKSSCRWVETNKDFSINFDNILNAVNNETRFIMLANPNNPTGTLFGEKAFTDFMDRLSPDVLVVLDEAYIEFAEGEYPDAFMLMKKYNNLMTMRTFSKAYGLASIRCGYLAADKECISLINRVRPPFNVNSAAQIICAEAVKDQEHIKKIVALNKAGKEYIYKEITAMGLEYVKTDTNFMLIKVGDGRKVFDDLLKEGVIVRFLGGSRLKEYIRVSIGLDEENKTFISALKKVLNK encoded by the coding sequence ATGGCAGATTATAAATCATTAGTATGGGATGGGCTGTTAGAGCTATCAGCTTATGTTCCGGGCAAACCAGTAAAAGAGCTTCAAAGAGAGCTGGGGATAGAAAAAGTTATAAAACTTGCATCTAATGAAAATCCTTACGGAGCAAGTCCAAAAGCAACAGCTGCTTTAAAAGAATATGAAAAGGAAATAACAAGGTATCCAATAGGCGACAGCTTTTATTTAAGAAATGAAATTGCAAAATTTCATAATGTTGATATTGATAATATTGTATGCGGTGCAGGAAGTGATGAAATTATCCAGCTTTTATATATGGCATTTTTGTCAACTGATACCCATGTGGTTGCACCAAGTCCATCTTTTTCTGAATATGAGCTGCTTGCCCGCAGTTTAAAATCAAGCTGCAGATGGGTGGAAACAAACAAAGATTTTTCTATTAATTTTGATAATATATTAAATGCTGTTAATAATGAAACACGCTTTATTATGCTTGCAAATCCTAATAACCCAACAGGCACTCTTTTTGGTGAAAAGGCATTTACTGATTTTATGGACAGGCTTTCCCCAGATGTGCTTGTTGTGCTTGATGAAGCATATATTGAATTTGCAGAGGGAGAATATCCTGATGCATTTATGCTTATGAAAAAGTATAATAACCTTATGACTATGAGAACTTTTTCAAAAGCTTATGGGCTTGCATCTATCAGGTGTGGTTATTTAGCAGCAGATAAAGAATGTATATCATTAATAAACAGAGTTCGTCCGCCTTTTAATGTAAACTCAGCTGCTCAAATTATTTGTGCAGAAGCAGTTAAAGACCAAGAGCATATTAAAAAAATTGTGGCTTTAAATAAAGCAGGCAAAGAATATATATATAAAGAAATCACTGCTATGGGTTTAGAGTATGTAAAAACTGATACAAACTTTATGCTTATAAAAGTGGGTGATGGCAGAAAAGTTTTTGATGACTTATTAAAAGAGGGTGTTATCGTAAGATTTTTAGGCGGCAGCAGATTAAAAGAATATATCCGAGTATCAATAGGGCTGGATGAGGAAAATAAAACATTTATCAGTGCATTAAAAAAAGTTTTAAATAAGTAA
- the aroF gene encoding 3-deoxy-7-phosphoheptulonate synthase: protein MIIVMKHDASKKEIGNLTDHLTTCGYRLTISEGVERTVIGAIGDESLLKGKQVQTFPGVDEIIPISKPYKLVSREFKKEDTVIDIKGVKIGGKELAVMSGPCSVESLEQAHTIALKTSAKGSKILRGGAYKPRTSPYSFQGMGPEGLIYLRKAADEFGMIVVTELTDPRDLDIVSEYADIIQIGARNMQNFRLLHEVGAQEKPVLLKRGMSATIKEFLLAAEHIAKEGNSNIILCERGIRTFETYTRNTLDLACVPAIKSLSHLPIIVDPSHGTGRIECIGPMALAAVAAGADGLMLEVHPNPDEALSDGDQSLTPDQYCEVIDKVEIIAKAVGREIAK from the coding sequence ATGATTATTGTAATGAAACATGATGCTTCAAAAAAAGAGATAGGCAATTTAACTGACCATTTAACAACATGTGGTTATAGACTGACTATTTCTGAAGGGGTAGAAAGAACAGTTATTGGAGCAATAGGTGATGAATCACTTTTAAAAGGCAAACAGGTGCAGACATTCCCTGGTGTTGATGAGATTATTCCTATCTCTAAACCATATAAACTTGTAAGCCGTGAATTTAAAAAAGAAGATACTGTTATTGACATAAAGGGTGTTAAAATAGGTGGCAAAGAACTTGCTGTTATGAGCGGACCATGCTCTGTGGAAAGTTTAGAACAGGCACACACTATAGCTTTGAAAACAAGTGCAAAAGGCTCAAAAATATTAAGAGGTGGTGCATATAAACCACGCACAAGTCCATATTCATTTCAAGGTATGGGACCAGAAGGCTTAATATATTTAAGAAAAGCAGCAGATGAGTTTGGTATGATTGTTGTTACAGAGCTTACAGACCCGCGGGATTTAGACATTGTTTCAGAATATGCAGATATTATTCAAATTGGTGCAAGAAATATGCAGAATTTCCGTCTGCTTCATGAGGTGGGAGCTCAGGAAAAACCAGTTCTTTTAAAAAGGGGCATGAGTGCTACTATAAAAGAGTTTTTATTAGCAGCCGAACATATAGCAAAAGAGGGAAACTCTAATATTATTCTTTGCGAAAGGGGTATTAGAACTTTTGAAACATATACAAGAAATACATTAGATTTAGCTTGTGTTCCTGCAATTAAAAGCCTTTCTCACCTGCCTATAATTGTAGACCCAAGTCATGGAACAGGCAGAATTGAATGTATTGGTCCTATGGCTCTTGCTGCTGTTGCAGCAGGTGCAGATGGTTTAATGCTTGAAGTGCATCCAAATCCAGATGAGGCATTAAGTGATGGCGACCAGTCACTAACACCAGACCAATACTGTGAAGTAATAGATAAAGTTGAAATTATTGCAAAAGCAGTAGGCAGGGAAATTGCAAAATAA
- a CDS encoding prephenate dehydrogenase has product MYFKNIGIAGLGLIGGSFAKAFACKGIKVYGFDVNKSVLFHAVESRIFEGVTDEFEKFINFPLDLLYICIPVQSAVCFIEMLGQAEYKKAVTDGCSTKTTILKAAKNNNLYFCGGHPIKGKETSGFTNSEQDLYNGAKHILTSMGYHELDNALEELHKSINMQVCKMTSYEHDTIFANISHLPHLISFCLMDTVLNKNKEALSFAGGGFRDFTRIAASDAWMWSDIFMDNKKALLECVENLEKNITIWKNMIKDDNKKMLFDKIEEVSGERRKL; this is encoded by the coding sequence ATGTATTTTAAAAATATAGGAATTGCAGGTTTAGGTTTAATTGGCGGCTCTTTTGCCAAAGCCTTTGCCTGCAAAGGTATAAAAGTTTACGGTTTTGATGTAAATAAGTCAGTGCTATTTCATGCAGTTGAAAGCCGTATATTTGAAGGGGTAACTGATGAGTTTGAAAAATTTATTAATTTCCCCCTTGATTTACTATATATATGTATTCCTGTTCAGTCAGCAGTTTGTTTTATTGAAATGCTGGGGCAGGCAGAATATAAAAAAGCTGTAACAGATGGCTGCAGCACAAAAACTACTATTTTAAAAGCTGCAAAAAATAATAATCTTTACTTTTGCGGCGGTCATCCTATCAAAGGCAAAGAAACAAGCGGGTTTACAAATTCAGAACAAGATTTATATAATGGTGCAAAACATATACTCACATCTATGGGGTATCATGAGCTTGATAATGCTCTTGAAGAACTGCATAAGTCTATAAATATGCAGGTATGTAAAATGACAAGTTATGAACACGATACAATTTTTGCCAATATAAGTCATCTTCCACATTTAATATCTTTTTGCTTAATGGATACTGTTTTAAATAAAAATAAGGAAGCACTTTCATTTGCAGGGGGTGGGTTTAGAGATTTTACCCGTATTGCTGCAAGCGATGCTTGGATGTGGAGCGATATTTTTATGGATAATAAAAAAGCTTTGCTTGAATGTGTAGAAAATTTAGAAAAAAATATTACTATTTGGAAAAATATGATAAAAGATGATAATAAAAAAATGCTTTTTGATAAAATAGAAGAAGTAAGTGGAGAACGCAGGAAGCTCTAA
- the aroA gene encoding 3-phosphoshikimate 1-carboxyvinyltransferase, whose product MITFDKCKCFKGNIKVPADKSITHRAVIMGSMADGVTVVRNPLISRDTLATMKIMQQLGVNIVNETSRLLIHSEGVKNFKEPYDILNCDNSGTTARLVMGVLAPCSFYSVLSGDASLLRRPMARVINPLAKLGAVIKAKDNNKLLPATILPADMKAGEITAETKSAQVKSAVLLAGVQLEGAVSYIEKTATRDHTERMLQAFGIKCENNDGKITVHGGSLQYTQLDVPADFSSAAFYIGAGLIFEGSEIVIENCGLNPSRTGLLNVLKDLGVDVKYEITSNEYEPIGSIYIKSAKIKGGKVSGDIIANMIDEIPVLAMIALFGEAPLEIRDAKELRVKESDRIAALINNFRELGAEIEEYEDGLKIYPLTKEPEKAKLLAYDDHRISMVNIILAKKFGIKVLMDNIASLDVSYPDFIGDLLSLEEK is encoded by the coding sequence ATGATTACATTTGATAAATGCAAATGTTTTAAAGGAAATATAAAAGTTCCAGCAGATAAATCTATTACACATAGAGCAGTAATTATGGGAAGTATGGCAGATGGTGTTACTGTTGTAAGAAATCCACTTATTTCAAGAGATACTCTTGCTACTATGAAGATTATGCAGCAGTTAGGGGTAAATATTGTAAATGAGACTTCAAGACTGCTTATACACTCAGAAGGTGTTAAAAATTTCAAAGAGCCTTATGATATTTTAAACTGTGATAATTCAGGTACAACAGCTCGTCTTGTTATGGGTGTGCTTGCACCATGCAGTTTTTATTCAGTTTTATCAGGGGATGCATCACTTTTACGCAGACCAATGGCAAGAGTGATTAACCCGCTTGCAAAACTAGGTGCTGTTATTAAAGCTAAGGATAATAATAAATTACTGCCTGCAACAATACTTCCTGCTGACATGAAAGCAGGGGAGATTACTGCTGAAACAAAATCTGCTCAGGTAAAAAGTGCAGTGCTTTTAGCTGGGGTGCAGTTAGAAGGAGCTGTAAGCTATATAGAAAAAACAGCAACACGGGACCATACAGAAAGAATGTTACAGGCTTTTGGTATAAAATGTGAAAATAATGATGGAAAAATAACTGTCCATGGTGGCAGTCTGCAATATACCCAGCTTGATGTTCCTGCTGATTTTTCTTCTGCTGCATTTTATATTGGTGCAGGGCTTATTTTTGAAGGTTCTGAAATAGTTATAGAAAACTGTGGTTTAAATCCAAGCAGAACAGGACTTTTAAATGTTTTAAAAGATTTAGGTGTTGATGTAAAATATGAAATCACAAGCAATGAATATGAACCAATAGGCAGCATATATATAAAAAGTGCAAAAATAAAAGGCGGAAAAGTAAGCGGTGATATTATTGCAAATATGATAGATGAAATTCCAGTATTGGCAATGATTGCTCTTTTTGGTGAAGCTCCACTTGAAATTAGAGATGCAAAAGAACTTCGTGTTAAAGAATCAGACAGGATAGCTGCTCTTATAAATAATTTTAGAGAGTTAGGAGCAGAAATAGAAGAATATGAAGATGGATTAAAAATATATCCACTTACAAAAGAGCCTGAAAAAGCAAAACTTTTAGCTTATGATGACCACAGAATATCTATGGTAAATATTATTCTTGCTAAAAAGTTTGGCATAAAAGTTCTTATGGATAATATTGCATCGCTTGATGTTTCATATCCTGATTTTATTGGTGATTTATTATCACTGGAAGAAAAATAA
- the cmk gene encoding (d)CMP kinase, producing MQVAIDGPAGSGKSSVCKIIAEKYSLTYIDTGAMYRSIAWISIHFGEDNLVEKAGNTEFILEDNGRKISVKYDNNVYDLTKEIRMPEISAKVAFAASNRDIRKILVKKQQAFAEGSDVIMEGRDITTVVLPNADIKIYLTASPEERAKRRFKEWESMEQNEEYAKVLEEIKKRDEMDMSRKESPLLQSEDAVLLDTTGLSLEQVADKIGEMIISYKNKK from the coding sequence ATGCAGGTAGCAATAGACGGACCAGCAGGAAGCGGTAAAAGCTCAGTATGTAAAATAATTGCAGAAAAATATTCTCTTACATATATTGATACTGGTGCAATGTATAGAAGCATAGCATGGATTAGTATCCATTTTGGAGAAGATAACCTTGTAGAAAAAGCAGGAAATACAGAGTTTATTTTAGAAGATAATGGAAGAAAAATATCTGTAAAATATGATAATAATGTATATGATTTAACAAAAGAAATACGCATGCCTGAGATTTCTGCTAAGGTGGCTTTTGCTGCATCAAACAGGGACATTAGAAAAATTTTAGTGAAGAAACAGCAGGCTTTTGCAGAAGGCAGTGATGTAATTATGGAAGGCAGAGATATTACTACTGTTGTGCTTCCTAATGCTGATATTAAAATATATTTGACAGCAAGCCCAGAAGAGCGGGCAAAAAGACGCTTTAAAGAATGGGAAAGTATGGAACAAAATGAAGAATATGCAAAAGTATTAGAAGAAATAAAAAAACGAGATGAAATGGATATGAGTAGAAAAGAAAGCCCGCTTTTACAGTCAGAAGATGCAGTTTTGCTTGATACAACAGGGCTTTCATTAGAGCAGGTGGCAGATAAAATTGGAGAAATGATAATATCTTATAAAAATAAAAAATAA
- the ispH gene encoding 4-hydroxy-3-methylbut-2-enyl diphosphate reductase has translation MEIMVARYAGFCFGVERAIDIVKDAAKEYSSVVTFGPIIHNPQVVGELKDAGVATVKSLDEVSKDMSVVIRSHGIERKEAEFLIENAGNVVDAACPFVKKAQRAAARLSKSCDYIVILGESDHPEVKGIVSYIDIPYKVIESAEEVDALDYVEKYGFLAQTTQSISIFEKSAEKLKQKCSELSIARTICSATEKRQEAAIEVASKVEVMIVVGGKNSANTTRLYHLCKEICPHTYHIETVSELSVEMFQNISKVGLTAGASTPVYLLEKVREYILEVAR, from the coding sequence ATGGAGATAATGGTTGCACGCTATGCAGGTTTTTGCTTTGGTGTTGAGCGTGCTATTGATATAGTAAAAGATGCTGCAAAAGAATACTCATCAGTAGTAACTTTTGGTCCTATTATACATAACCCGCAGGTTGTAGGGGAGCTCAAAGATGCAGGAGTTGCAACTGTTAAATCTCTTGATGAAGTATCAAAAGATATGTCTGTGGTAATAAGAAGCCATGGTATAGAAAGGAAAGAAGCAGAATTTCTTATAGAAAATGCTGGTAATGTGGTAGATGCTGCCTGTCCTTTTGTAAAAAAAGCACAAAGAGCTGCAGCAAGGTTATCTAAAAGCTGCGATTATATAGTTATCCTTGGGGAGTCTGACCATCCAGAAGTAAAAGGTATTGTCAGTTATATAGATATTCCCTATAAAGTTATAGAAAGTGCAGAAGAAGTTGATGCACTTGATTATGTGGAAAAATATGGGTTTTTAGCCCAGACAACACAAAGCATAAGCATATTTGAAAAAAGTGCAGAAAAATTAAAGCAAAAATGCAGCGAGCTTTCCATAGCACGAACAATATGCTCAGCTACTGAAAAACGGCAGGAAGCTGCTATTGAAGTAGCATCAAAAGTGGAAGTAATGATAGTGGTCGGCGGTAAAAACAGTGCTAACACTACAAGGCTCTACCACCTTTGTAAAGAGATTTGTCCACATACTTATCATATAGAAACAGTTTCAGAGTTATCAGTAGAAATGTTTCAAAATATAAGTAAAGTTGGGCTTACAGCAGGAGCAAGCACTCCTGTATATCTGCTTGAAAAGGTGCGTGAATACATTTTAGAGGTCGCAAGATGA